One Candidatus Desulfarcum epimagneticum genomic window carries:
- the mnmA gene encoding tRNA-specific 2-thiouridylase MnmA: protein MEEKIAAAVSGGIDSLVAAHLLKESGKRVVGVHFLTGYENPGTGPDDVRKAAARVGIEVEIADVRDAFKKNVVDYFVRTYQGGETPNPCMVCNAAIKFGAALFFARKLGADRLATGHYAGIERDESGALHIVKGQDPQKDQSYFLAFLGRDQIASACFPLAGMTKTEVRELAAKKGIEPVSKKESQDVCFIQGQSYARFLESLPGFVPRPGIIQDMQGRTLGRHGGLHLFTVGQRKGINCPAPAPYYVAELDPFKNRVRVGSRDDLLSDRRRVKDIVWAAGTPGGPFRASVKLRYRHDPVPATVYPKGADQAEAAFDRPQTAAPGQGAVFYDGNCLLGGGRLEKPPGRDRGRC from the coding sequence ATGGAAGAAAAAATAGCCGCGGCCGTCAGCGGCGGAATCGATTCCCTTGTGGCCGCCCATCTGCTCAAAGAAAGCGGAAAACGGGTGGTGGGCGTTCATTTCCTCACCGGGTATGAAAACCCGGGCACGGGGCCGGACGATGTCCGAAAGGCCGCCGCGCGCGTCGGGATCGAGGTGGAGATCGCCGATGTCCGGGACGCGTTTAAAAAAAACGTCGTGGACTACTTTGTCCGGACCTACCAGGGGGGCGAGACCCCCAACCCGTGCATGGTCTGCAACGCCGCCATCAAATTCGGCGCCGCGCTTTTTTTTGCCCGGAAGCTCGGGGCGGATCGTCTGGCCACCGGCCATTACGCGGGAATTGAACGGGACGAAAGCGGCGCCCTTCACATTGTCAAGGGCCAAGACCCCCAAAAAGACCAGTCGTATTTCCTGGCCTTCCTGGGCCGGGACCAGATCGCCTCAGCCTGTTTTCCCCTGGCCGGCATGACCAAAACAGAGGTTCGGGAGCTGGCCGCGAAAAAGGGAATCGAGCCGGTTTCAAAAAAGGAAAGCCAGGATGTGTGCTTCATCCAGGGGCAAAGCTACGCCCGTTTCCTGGAATCCCTGCCGGGTTTCGTCCCCAGGCCGGGGATCATCCAGGACATGCAGGGCCGGACCCTGGGCCGTCACGGCGGCCTGCATCTGTTCACCGTGGGGCAAAGAAAAGGGATCAACTGCCCGGCGCCCGCGCCCTATTATGTGGCGGAGCTGGACCCTTTCAAAAACCGGGTGAGGGTGGGCTCCAGGGACGACCTGCTTTCGGACCGGCGCCGGGTCAAAGACATCGTCTGGGCCGCCGGGACCCCCGGGGGCCCTTTCCGGGCGTCGGTCAAGCTCAGATACCGGCACGATCCGGTCCCGGCCACGGTTTATCCCAAAGGGGCGGACCAGGCCGAGGCGGCGTTTGATCGCCCCCAGACCGCGGCGCCCGGCCAGGGCGCGGTGTTTTATGACGGAAATTGTCTTCTGGGCGGGGGCCGGCTTGAAAAGCCCCCGGGCCGGGACAGGGGGCGCTGTTGA
- a CDS encoding Amino acid ABC transporter substrate-binding protein has product MRRNTQTINRLAAIVLAAVMSIVFARGAWAGETGRKIARESVIEKIASRGAMKVGLGIFVPWSFKDKNGKLAGFEVDVARKLAKDMDVKVEFVPTEWSGIIPALLTGKFDVIIGGMGITTERAMKVNFSVPYSWSGMDLVVSQKKLPGVSSMEDLNRKDVVIAVRMGATPAAAAKKYAPKARLRQFEDDSAALQEVLNGNAHAAFSSSPTPAFWAADHPGALYRPLEGKYLYQDPISFAIRKGDPDAVFFFNAWITDNQEWLKSRDAYWFGSKDWKHMTAD; this is encoded by the coding sequence ATGAGAAGAAACACGCAGACCATCAACCGGCTCGCCGCCATCGTCCTGGCGGCGGTCATGTCCATCGTTTTCGCCCGGGGCGCCTGGGCCGGAGAGACCGGCAGAAAGATCGCCCGGGAAAGCGTCATTGAAAAAATCGCGTCCCGGGGCGCCATGAAGGTGGGCCTGGGCATATTCGTTCCCTGGTCTTTCAAGGACAAAAATGGAAAACTCGCCGGGTTCGAGGTGGACGTGGCCCGGAAGCTGGCCAAAGACATGGACGTGAAAGTGGAGTTTGTCCCCACCGAGTGGTCCGGCATCATACCGGCCCTTCTCACGGGCAAATTCGACGTGATCATCGGCGGCATGGGCATCACGACGGAAAGGGCCATGAAAGTCAACTTCAGCGTCCCTTATTCCTGGAGCGGAATGGATTTGGTGGTGAGCCAAAAAAAGCTCCCCGGCGTCTCGTCCATGGAGGATCTGAACCGAAAGGATGTCGTCATCGCGGTGCGCATGGGCGCCACGCCGGCGGCGGCGGCGAAAAAATACGCCCCCAAGGCCCGGCTGCGGCAGTTTGAGGACGACTCGGCGGCGCTCCAGGAGGTTTTGAACGGAAACGCCCACGCCGCGTTTTCATCCTCTCCCACCCCGGCCTTCTGGGCCGCCGACCATCCCGGCGCCCTTTACCGGCCCCTGGAGGGAAAATACCTGTACCAGGACCCCATCTCCTTCGCGATTCGAAAAGGGGACCCGGACGCGGTGTTTTTTTTCAACGCCTGGATCACGGACAACCAGGAATGGCTCAAAAGCCGGGACGCCTACTGGTTCGGAAGCAAGGACTGGAAGCATATGACGGCGGATTAG
- a CDS encoding tRNA (N(6)-L-threonylcarbamoyladenosine(37)-C(2))-methylthiotransferase MtaB, protein MKKNPMKTFKMITLGCRVNQCESDALGGRLMDSGLSPSRPGAGADVCVINTCAVTQKAAMQSRQAIRKAIRRHPGAAVIVSGCYAQTRLEEARKIPGVHYVAGNADKHKIPDLLKTKPDPGAAFPVVTAGDIRKQRRFAEIPGRGHSAGTRPSLKIQDGCDAFCSYCVVPLARGPSRSMPVDHVMERLEQFRENGRREVVLSGIHLGRYGLDLSPKTSLLALLSRIEKEKPAERIRLSSIEPQELGRDIIRLVAESDIICPHFHIPLQSGDDAVLKRMGRRYAVSLFRDRVRLIRDIIPEAAIGADVLAGFPGETDRAFENTRSLVEALPLSYLHVFPFSPRRGTRAWSFPDRVGHETIARRCAALRELGERKRRDFYAAFEGQTVSVLFENRRREKTGRLKGVSPHYLKVLADGGDARLNAICDVRITGMEGPDLARGEIVS, encoded by the coding sequence TTGAAAAAAAACCCCATGAAAACATTCAAGATGATCACCCTGGGATGCCGGGTGAACCAGTGCGAGTCCGACGCTTTGGGCGGGCGCCTGATGGACTCGGGCCTGTCCCCGTCCCGGCCGGGAGCCGGCGCCGATGTGTGCGTCATCAACACCTGCGCGGTGACCCAAAAAGCCGCCATGCAGTCCCGGCAGGCCATCCGGAAAGCCATTCGGCGCCATCCCGGCGCCGCTGTCATCGTCTCGGGCTGTTACGCCCAGACCCGTCTGGAGGAGGCGCGAAAAATCCCGGGCGTTCACTATGTGGCGGGAAACGCCGACAAACATAAAATCCCGGACCTTTTGAAAACAAAACCGGACCCCGGCGCCGCTTTCCCGGTCGTGACGGCCGGAGATATCCGCAAACAGAGGCGTTTTGCGGAAATACCCGGCCGGGGACACAGCGCCGGAACCCGGCCGTCTCTCAAAATCCAGGACGGGTGCGACGCCTTTTGCTCCTACTGCGTCGTTCCCCTGGCCCGGGGGCCGTCCAGGAGCATGCCCGTCGACCATGTGATGGAGCGCCTTGAGCAATTCAGGGAAAACGGTCGCCGGGAGGTCGTTTTGTCCGGGATCCACCTGGGCCGCTACGGCCTGGACCTGTCTCCCAAAACCAGTCTGCTTGCGCTTTTGTCCCGCATAGAAAAGGAAAAGCCCGCGGAGCGAATCCGTTTAAGCTCCATTGAGCCCCAGGAGCTGGGTCGGGACATCATTCGCCTGGTCGCGGAATCGGACATCATCTGCCCGCATTTTCATATTCCCCTGCAAAGCGGCGACGACGCCGTGTTAAAAAGAATGGGCCGGCGCTACGCCGTCTCGCTTTTCCGGGACCGGGTCCGCCTGATCCGCGACATCATCCCGGAAGCGGCCATCGGCGCGGATGTCCTGGCGGGATTTCCCGGTGAGACCGACCGGGCCTTTGAAAACACCCGCTCCCTGGTTGAGGCGCTTCCGCTTTCCTACCTGCACGTGTTTCCTTTTTCCCCAAGGCGGGGAACCCGGGCGTGGTCCTTTCCGGACCGCGTCGGCCATGAGACCATCGCCCGGCGATGCGCGGCCCTTCGGGAGCTGGGAGAGAGAAAAAGAAGGGATTTTTACGCGGCGTTTGAGGGCCAAACCGTCTCCGTTTTGTTTGAAAACCGGCGGCGCGAAAAGACGGGGCGCCTCAAAGGGGTCTCGCCCCACTACCTCAAGGTCCTGGCCGATGGCGGCGACGCGCGTTTAAACGCCATCTGCGATGTCCGAATCACAGGGATGGAGGGGCCGGACCTGGCCCGGGGCGAGATCGTGTCCTGA
- a CDS encoding (Fe-S)-binding protein has product MYSKILILRFPHTVVREPIVCDLVKKFDLTFTILNAAIFPRKEGKMVLELSGSKSGFKQGVKYLREHHIHVQNAAQDVEMDEKKCTQCGACTAVCPTNALSIQRPEMTVVFNRQKCSVCELCVPACPTRAMSVKPSSQSFF; this is encoded by the coding sequence TTGTATTCAAAAATTCTCATACTCCGTTTTCCCCACACCGTGGTCCGGGAGCCCATTGTATGCGACCTGGTGAAAAAATTTGATTTGACTTTCACGATTTTAAACGCCGCGATTTTTCCCCGAAAGGAAGGCAAAATGGTCCTGGAGCTTTCCGGCTCCAAGAGCGGTTTCAAGCAGGGGGTCAAATATCTCCGGGAACACCACATTCATGTCCAGAACGCGGCCCAGGACGTGGAGATGGACGAAAAAAAATGCACCCAGTGCGGCGCCTGCACCGCGGTTTGTCCCACCAACGCCCTTTCCATCCAGCGGCCTGAGATGACCGTCGTCTTTAACCGCCAGAAATGCAGCGTCTGCGAGCTTTGCGTGCCGGCGTGCCCCACCCGGGCCATGTCCGTCAAGCCCAGCTCCCAGTCTTTTTTTTAA
- a CDS encoding Amino acid ABC transporter permease produces MIPEKPRFKPLDAVWLALFAAFGLYIWHRVHYGLQYQGDWSEIPRFLFRRDPDTGGLVPNHLIQGLAATIRLSVWSVLLGSVIGIVMGLLRAGKNLFFRLTAGAYVELIRNLPPLVLIFVFYFFVVDQFLPLLGAEAFIRDLSPGARAVFETLFAQERLFVQFISGVAAIGFLEGAYITEIIRAGIQSVEKGQREAGRALGLSRLDRMRFIILPQAVRRVLPPLANEFINAVKYSAIASVVSIQELTFMGRQVVETTRLIFETWITVSVMYLSLTLSLSLLVGRLEKKLGRID; encoded by the coding sequence TTGATCCCTGAAAAACCCCGATTCAAACCCCTGGACGCCGTCTGGCTCGCGCTGTTCGCGGCGTTCGGCCTTTATATCTGGCATCGCGTCCATTACGGTCTTCAATACCAGGGCGACTGGTCCGAGATTCCCCGGTTTTTGTTCAGGCGGGACCCGGACACGGGCGGCCTGGTCCCCAACCATCTCATCCAGGGGCTGGCGGCCACCATCCGGCTGTCGGTGTGGTCGGTTCTTCTGGGATCGGTCATCGGGATCGTCATGGGGCTTTTGCGCGCCGGTAAAAACCTGTTTTTCCGTCTCACGGCGGGCGCCTATGTGGAGTTGATCCGAAACCTGCCGCCCCTGGTTCTGATTTTCGTCTTCTATTTTTTTGTGGTGGACCAGTTCCTGCCTCTTTTGGGGGCTGAGGCGTTTATCCGGGACCTGTCACCGGGCGCCCGGGCCGTTTTCGAGACCCTGTTCGCCCAGGAGCGCCTTTTTGTCCAGTTCATATCCGGGGTGGCGGCCATCGGGTTTCTGGAGGGCGCCTACATCACCGAAATCATCCGGGCCGGAATCCAGTCCGTCGAAAAGGGGCAGCGGGAGGCTGGCCGCGCGCTGGGTCTTTCCCGGCTGGACCGGATGCGTTTCATCATCCTGCCCCAGGCCGTCCGGCGGGTTCTGCCCCCTTTGGCCAACGAATTCATCAACGCCGTCAAATACTCGGCCATCGCCTCGGTGGTCTCCATCCAGGAGCTGACCTTCATGGGCCGCCAGGTGGTGGAGACCACCCGTCTTATCTTTGAGACATGGATCACGGTCTCGGTCATGTACCTGTCGCTCACCCTGTCGCTGTCCCTTCTGGTGGGGCGTCTGGAAAAAAAGCTGGGCCGAATCGATTAA
- the mltF gene encoding Membrane-bound lytic murein transglycosylase F, producing MSGEKKQKKSAEKKRAAIWIILIALVISALAAGAWLYLKDSPVRLSDVKKSGEITVITRNSAHTYYIYRDEPMGFERDLAQAFADHLGVRLNVRVAEKWENMIPDLKNGQGAFIAASFTALPQRQALVAFSDPYMSIRQRVIVHRKNFRKQKMSDLSGRTVHVRKGTSYEFRLRELKEEGLDVEIRLHEDLPTEELIRMVANGEIDVTIADSNIALLNRKYYPEISMGEAISGAEKLAWAVDPKSDRLLEEINVFFETIRKNGEFDKIYNRYYKHAHDFDYVDMAVYHRRISTHLPLYEGIIKEAAKSHGFDWLMLAAQIYQESHFNPIAISSSGAYGLMQLTINTAKSLGITDILDPEQNVMTGARYLRNLYDLYKKAPAPDRLFIALAAYNIGRGHVSDAMGLARGMRLDPFKWSSLSKTLPLLRYRKYHSKTKYGYCRGNEPLQYVKQIMTYYDILKHMDMKLSGDGGKRPGDGEIRF from the coding sequence GTGTCCGGTGAAAAAAAACAAAAAAAAAGCGCTGAAAAAAAACGGGCCGCCATCTGGATAATCCTGATCGCGCTGGTGATTTCGGCCCTGGCGGCCGGGGCGTGGCTGTATTTGAAAGACTCCCCGGTCAGGCTTAGCGACGTCAAAAAATCCGGGGAAATCACCGTCATCACCCGAAACAGCGCCCACACCTACTATATCTACCGGGATGAGCCCATGGGATTTGAGCGGGACCTGGCCCAGGCGTTCGCGGACCATCTCGGGGTGAGGCTCAACGTCCGGGTGGCGGAAAAATGGGAAAACATGATTCCCGACCTGAAAAACGGCCAGGGGGCCTTTATCGCCGCCAGCTTCACCGCGCTTCCCCAAAGACAGGCGCTGGTGGCCTTTTCCGATCCCTACATGTCCATCCGCCAGCGCGTCATTGTCCACCGGAAAAATTTCAGAAAACAAAAAATGTCCGACTTATCCGGACGGACGGTTCATGTGAGAAAGGGGACGTCTTACGAGTTCCGGCTCCGGGAGCTGAAAGAGGAGGGTCTGGACGTGGAAATCCGGCTCCATGAAGACCTTCCCACCGAAGAGCTGATTCGGATGGTGGCCAATGGCGAGATCGATGTGACCATCGCGGACAGCAACATCGCCCTTTTGAACCGGAAATACTACCCGGAAATCAGCATGGGAGAGGCCATCAGCGGCGCCGAAAAGCTGGCGTGGGCCGTGGACCCCAAATCCGACCGGCTCCTTGAAGAGATCAATGTCTTTTTCGAGACCATCCGGAAAAACGGGGAATTTGACAAGATTTACAACCGGTATTACAAACACGCCCATGATTTCGATTATGTGGACATGGCGGTGTACCACCGGCGCATATCCACCCACCTGCCCCTTTATGAGGGGATCATCAAAGAGGCGGCGAAAAGCCACGGGTTTGACTGGCTCATGCTGGCGGCCCAGATTTACCAGGAGTCTCATTTCAACCCCATCGCCATCAGCTCATCCGGGGCCTACGGCCTGATGCAGCTCACCATCAACACGGCCAAAAGCCTGGGAATCACCGATATCCTGGACCCGGAGCAAAATGTCATGACCGGGGCCCGGTATTTGAGAAACCTCTATGATCTTTATAAAAAAGCCCCGGCGCCCGACCGGCTGTTCATCGCCCTGGCCGCCTACAACATCGGCCGGGGGCATGTCTCAGACGCCATGGGCCTGGCCCGGGGAATGCGCCTGGACCCCTTCAAATGGTCGTCTTTGTCCAAAACCCTGCCCCTTTTAAGATACCGGAAATATCACTCCAAAACCAAATACGGCTATTGCAGGGGAAACGAGCCCCTGCAATATGTCAAACAGATCATGACCTATTATGATATTTTAAAGCACATGGACATGAAGCTGTCGGGCGATGGCGGGAAGCGGCCGGGGGACGGGGAAATCCGGTTTTAA
- a CDS encoding Polar amino acid ABC transporter permease — protein sequence MWNSAENLGYHWQWSRIPRYLFRVEDGSLAAGQLIRGLGFTLKISGVSLVLALFTGFAVAFMRLSGSFTGRIFARGFLEIIRNTPLAVQIYLAYFVIGPVLGLGRFTSVALALALYEGAYMSEIIRAGIVSIEKGQWEAARALGMGTADTQRFVILPQAIRRVLPPLTGQTISLFKDSALASLVSLNDLAMEARIIAADTFLVFEAWFAAAGLYLAVTLTLSMLMFQMEKRFKTAA from the coding sequence ATGTGGAACAGCGCCGAGAACCTGGGCTACCACTGGCAGTGGAGCCGGATTCCCCGGTATCTCTTCCGGGTGGAGGACGGCTCCCTGGCGGCGGGCCAGCTCATCCGGGGGCTTGGGTTCACCCTGAAAATATCCGGGGTCAGCCTGGTCCTGGCGCTGTTCACGGGATTCGCCGTGGCCTTTATGAGACTCTCCGGCTCCTTCACGGGCCGGATTTTCGCCCGGGGATTTCTGGAGATCATTCGAAACACGCCCCTGGCGGTCCAGATTTACCTGGCCTATTTCGTCATCGGTCCGGTTCTGGGTCTGGGGCGGTTCACCTCGGTGGCCCTGGCCCTGGCCCTTTACGAGGGGGCCTATATGTCGGAGATCATCCGGGCCGGGATCGTGTCCATCGAAAAGGGGCAGTGGGAGGCCGCCCGGGCCCTGGGAATGGGGACGGCCGACACCCAGCGCTTTGTGATTCTGCCCCAGGCCATCAGGCGGGTTCTGCCGCCGCTGACCGGCCAGACCATCAGCCTTTTCAAGGACTCGGCCCTGGCCAGCCTGGTGTCCCTCAACGACCTGGCGATGGAGGCCCGGATCATCGCGGCCGACACATTCCTGGTGTTCGAGGCATGGTTCGCGGCCGCCGGCCTGTACCTGGCCGTGACCCTGACCTTGTCCATGCTCATGTTTCAGATGGAAAAACGCTTTAAAACAGCCGCATGA
- a CDS encoding ATPase yields MDRKFVNRENELKFLEEEWRRKDSSLVILYGRRRIGKTTLIKHFIQNKNALYFVATEESENENRKNLRNALADFTQNDFLKKTVDLDWDELFSIFASHKSVGGKILVIDEFQYLGKANKGFLSVFQKIWDELLANSGIMAILCGSLVSLMQSQTLSYSSPLYGRRTGQIRMSQIPFAHYESFFENPETIDPIKYYSITGGVPKYIELFKPFPDIFEAIKKNILSKQSFLYEEPVFLLEKEVGEIGTYFSIVKSIAAGNHKIGKIAGVLGIRQSGATKYLKTLTQLDLVKRIVPVTEKNPEKSKKGLYFITDNFIKFWFRYVYPYRNYLEIENTEPVIKNLKADFIKNHVGFVYEDICGEKLLDLSGKGLFDFTILKSGRWWDKNNEIDIVALSAEQDGIIFCECKYTKKKVDADVYFKLKEKSKKVKHAPGAVKYYVIFSRFGFSDSLIKLAGGDRNLYLSG; encoded by the coding sequence ATGGATCGAAAATTTGTCAACAGGGAGAATGAATTAAAATTCCTGGAGGAAGAATGGCGCCGCAAAGATTCGTCTCTGGTCATACTATACGGAAGGAGAAGGATCGGAAAAACAACCCTTATCAAACATTTTATTCAAAACAAAAACGCCCTGTATTTTGTGGCCACTGAAGAGTCCGAAAATGAAAACAGGAAAAATCTGCGGAATGCGCTGGCGGATTTCACCCAAAACGATTTTTTAAAAAAAACGGTGGATCTTGACTGGGACGAACTGTTTTCAATATTTGCCTCTCATAAATCGGTTGGCGGAAAGATACTTGTCATTGACGAGTTTCAATATCTTGGAAAAGCGAACAAAGGCTTTTTGTCCGTCTTCCAGAAAATATGGGATGAGCTTCTGGCGAATTCCGGCATTATGGCGATTTTGTGCGGCTCCCTGGTAAGCCTCATGCAATCCCAGACCCTTTCGTACTCAAGCCCCCTGTATGGCAGGAGAACCGGTCAGATCAGGATGAGCCAGATCCCCTTTGCGCATTATGAGTCTTTTTTTGAAAACCCGGAAACCATCGACCCCATAAAATATTATTCCATCACAGGCGGCGTTCCGAAATATATAGAATTATTCAAGCCTTTTCCTGATATTTTTGAAGCGATCAAAAAAAATATTCTTTCAAAACAAAGTTTCTTGTATGAAGAGCCTGTTTTCCTGCTTGAAAAGGAAGTCGGGGAGATCGGAACCTATTTTTCCATTGTAAAATCCATTGCGGCGGGAAATCACAAAATCGGAAAAATAGCCGGAGTTCTTGGAATCAGGCAGAGCGGGGCCACAAAATATCTAAAGACTCTCACTCAGCTTGACCTTGTCAAACGGATCGTTCCCGTGACTGAAAAAAATCCCGAAAAAAGCAAAAAAGGCCTCTATTTTATCACGGATAATTTTATCAAATTCTGGTTCCGGTATGTTTACCCGTATAGAAACTATCTGGAAATTGAAAATACGGAGCCTGTGATCAAAAACTTAAAAGCGGATTTTATAAAAAATCATGTGGGTTTTGTTTATGAAGACATATGCGGGGAAAAACTTCTTGATCTTAGCGGCAAAGGCCTCTTCGACTTTACGATACTGAAATCCGGGCGATGGTGGGACAAAAACAATGAAATAGACATAGTGGCGCTTTCCGCTGAACAGGACGGAATCATATTTTGCGAATGCAAATATACGAAGAAAAAAGTGGACGCGGATGTCTATTTCAAATTGAAGGAAAAATCAAAAAAAGTCAAACACGCCCCTGGCGCGGTAAAATATTATGTTATTTTCAGCCGATTCGGATTTTCCGATTCCCTCATCAAACTGGCCGGGGGCGACAGGAATCTCTATTTGAGCGGCTGA
- a CDS encoding conserved hypothetical protein (Evidence 4 : Unknown function but conserved in other organisms) has product MYETFFGFREKPFKLTPNPAYLFLSRSHEEALAHLRYAVSEGEGFIEITGEVGTGKTTLCRVFLESLDDGAEAAYVFNPNLDAAQLLGVINEELGIDSPSDKPKDLVGALNAFLLEKKAQGKNVIIIVDEAQNLDSEVLEQLRLLSNLETATEKLLQIVLVGQPELRDKLNSYELRQLGQRITLNLSLIPLSMKETEDYIYHRIHIASRGRTVRFERAALNHIFNYSKGVPRLVNILCDRSLLAAFSMNRPRVDAEIAKIAIREMKGESAAEGFRKKIRGLMPARGLMPVFSLSALILVIAIFVFFFSRLQTPDPAIVPALPGGAAVPSPPSSSSSAGDLIPKAPDQNADGENAAYSRIEAFLRDARASDSRRGAFETVMDMWRPGDRAFISDEWENMEDERYFQAASQENGFWAHPLEWRLDLVEKLDIPAILSFYLPEAPLPVHLALTGISGGKTFLLSAGRGKSIRVGRPELELYWSGNAVILWRDFLSMTGTIPLDAPDESILILKTLLNEILEQRFELNPVYDYAVRRSVMDIQRQNGLAADGMVGSLTKIILYNMRGGFDIPRIGKGRRRPGR; this is encoded by the coding sequence ATGTACGAGACTTTTTTCGGTTTCAGGGAAAAACCCTTTAAACTCACCCCCAATCCGGCCTACCTGTTTTTAAGCCGAAGCCATGAGGAGGCCCTGGCGCATCTTCGCTACGCGGTGTCCGAGGGGGAGGGCTTCATTGAAATCACCGGCGAGGTGGGAACAGGCAAAACCACCCTGTGCCGGGTCTTTCTGGAAAGCCTGGACGACGGAGCCGAGGCCGCCTATGTGTTCAACCCCAACCTGGACGCGGCCCAGCTGCTCGGCGTCATCAACGAGGAGCTGGGGATTGACTCCCCGTCGGACAAACCCAAGGACCTCGTCGGCGCCTTGAACGCCTTTCTCCTTGAAAAAAAAGCCCAGGGCAAAAACGTCATCATCATCGTGGACGAGGCGCAGAACCTGGACAGCGAGGTCCTGGAGCAGCTCCGGCTTCTGTCCAACCTGGAGACCGCCACGGAAAAGCTGCTCCAGATCGTGCTGGTGGGCCAGCCCGAATTGAGGGACAAACTCAACTCTTACGAACTCAGACAGCTGGGCCAGCGGATCACGCTCAATTTGAGCCTGATCCCCCTTTCCATGAAGGAGACCGAGGATTATATCTACCACAGGATTCACATCGCGTCCCGGGGCCGGACCGTCCGCTTTGAGCGCGCCGCCCTGAATCATATTTTCAATTACTCCAAAGGGGTCCCCCGCCTCGTCAACATCCTGTGCGACCGGTCGCTTCTCGCCGCTTTCAGCATGAATCGCCCCCGGGTGGACGCCGAAATCGCCAAAATCGCCATCCGGGAAATGAAGGGGGAGAGCGCGGCGGAAGGATTCCGAAAAAAAATCAGGGGCCTCATGCCGGCCCGGGGCCTGATGCCGGTTTTTTCCCTGTCCGCCCTCATTCTGGTGATCGCGATTTTTGTTTTTTTCTTTTCCAGGCTTCAAACCCCGGACCCCGCCATAGTCCCGGCGCTCCCGGGGGGCGCGGCGGTCCCCTCTCCCCCGTCCTCTTCGTCTTCCGCCGGGGATTTGATTCCCAAAGCGCCCGATCAAAACGCGGACGGGGAAAACGCCGCGTATTCGCGGATAGAGGCTTTTTTGCGCGACGCGCGCGCCTCTGATTCCCGGCGCGGCGCCTTTGAGACGGTCATGGACATGTGGCGGCCCGGGGACAGGGCCTTTATTTCCGACGAATGGGAAAACATGGAGGATGAGCGTTATTTCCAGGCGGCTTCACAGGAAAACGGCTTCTGGGCCCACCCCCTTGAATGGCGCCTGGATCTCGTTGAAAAACTGGATATTCCCGCCATTTTGTCCTTTTACCTTCCCGAAGCCCCCCTCCCCGTCCACCTGGCCCTCACCGGGATCTCAGGGGGAAAAACCTTTTTACTGAGCGCGGGCCGGGGCAAATCCATCCGGGTCGGACGTCCGGAGCTGGAGCTTTACTGGTCCGGAAACGCCGTGATTTTGTGGCGGGATTTTCTCTCCATGACCGGGACCATCCCCCTGGACGCCCCGGATGAGTCCATCCTGATTTTAAAGACGCTTTTGAATGAAATCCTGGAGCAGCGGTTTGAGCTGAATCCGGTTTACGACTACGCCGTCCGAAGGTCCGTGATGGACATTCAGCGTCAAAACGGCCTTGCGGCCGACGGAATGGTGGGCTCTTTGACCAAAATCATTTTGTACAACATGAGAGGCGGCTTCGACATTCCCCGGATCGGGAAAGGACGGCGCCGCCCGGGGCGTTAA